The genomic region TGTTTTTGGCCTTAGAGCACCTGATGAAAATcttccatatttttttaataagctGTAACTGGGCATTATCAAACGAAGGTTGTATGACACACAAGTATGGTATTATTTGAGTATGAAGATCTGAAGTGTGTGTCCATTCTTTAAAACAATTTCTCACTGCAGCCTGTCCATCCAAATATAGTTTCAAAACTGAAAACCACTCTGGTTTGTAAAATGGCCTCCAAAATTGGCCTCCACCAAGCTTATCTTCTTCCAGATGATACATCAAACTCCTTGCTACAACAGAAGCACAGTATTCATCAAGGATCTCTTTTCCACTCCACTCTGCAGAAATAATATTGGCATCACTGAAACCTGTACAACACTTTTCTGTAATATACACATTGTTCACAAAAGACAGGTAGTTATGATGAAGAAAAGAGTGAATGTATCAGCAGTTACTGCTGTTCTAGAAAACACATCCTCTGCATTCGACAAAAGAACCATTCGTTCTTTGTCCTTCAAGTGTATGGGAAGTTGACCTTCTGGTTCTTTTTCAGAATCTCGTTTACAATAAAGGATTTTACCAAGtgcatgaaacaaaaacaatgagTGGTCTCTCTCTCCCAAAACTGAAGAACTAGATCCTACCATATTCTTTTTTTGCATATGACTTACAAATCGATTACTTTTACACTCTTTTGATATTCTACCCTTGGAACCAGGCATTACAAAAACTGAATCAGATTAATTAAATGGCTAACATCTCCATTACTAGCAGCCACTAAAGATTCA from Tachypleus tridentatus isolate NWPU-2018 chromosome 1, ASM421037v1, whole genome shotgun sequence harbors:
- the LOC143222602 gene encoding LOW QUALITY PROTEIN: cell cycle checkpoint protein RAD17-like (The sequence of the model RefSeq protein was modified relative to this genomic sequence to represent the inferred CDS: inserted 1 base in 1 codon), yielding MALDSISKCKNPANTPKVKRAPIALLTGPAGCGKTASLKVLAKALGVDIKEWINPVDNSSGVFDDGFSNTRSMVSTTTQKEQFLDFILRANKYSSLFVKPNSGRLIVVEDFPNVFLREPEVFHNILKLYSKTGKCPAVFIVCDSGSSIEHRLFPKSVLADLDIVHMSFNPIATTSLTKAASRICAIAKVTLSKSETESLVAASNGDVMPGSKGRISKECKSNRFVSHMQKKNMVGSSSSVLGERDHSLFLFHALGKILYCKRDSEKEPEGQLPIHLKDKERMVLLSNAEDVFSRTAVTADTFTXFLHHNYLSFVNNVYITEKCCTGFSDANIISAEWSGKEILDEYCASVVARSLMYHLEEDKLGGGQFWRPFYKPEWFSVLKLYLDGQAAVRNCFKEWTHTSDLHTQIIPYLCVIQPSFDNAQLQLIKKIWKIFIRCSKAKNTRFSS